The stretch of DNA AGAGCACCGTGTGCGTGCCCATGAGGCGGGCCGCGTTGGACAGCCGGGCCAGCACCGCGCACAGGTGGCTGTCCACCAGCCACAGGCCGGAGATGTCCACCACCAGGCCCCGGGCCCCGGTGCGCTGGAGGGTGCGCAGCACGTCCGAGCAGAGCTGCGCCGCCTGGGCATCGGTGATGTCCCCTTGCAGGGGGACGATGAGCTGGCCCCACAGGGGGATGATGGGAATGCGTGACATCTCGGGCCGGGGCCGCGAGGCCGTCTTCTCGTCCGTGAAGCTCATTCTCCCTCCACATCCACCACGAGCACCGTCGCATCATCGGTGTGGCGCCCGTATCGCTCCATCAACAAAGCACAGGCGGCCTCAGGATCGCGCCCCTGGGTGAGGTGGGCCTCCAGCCGGGAGCTCAATCCGTCGGTGAAGAAGACCAGCCGGTCGTGCGCCGCCAGGAGGGTCTCCAGGGAGTGAACCTTCCGGCACGGGTGGCCGAGGATTCCCGGGGTGGGGAACACCGGCACCCGCGTGCCCACGGTGCGCAGGTCCACGTTGCCCACCCCGCCACAGCGCAGCGTGCGCCCATCGAACAGGGCCACCAGGGCCGCCGCGCCCCGGGTGCCCTTGAGCACCCGGTGCAGCACCTCCACCAGCGCGTCCACGCTGGAGGGCAGGGGCACGCTTGCCAGGCCCCGGAGGGCCTTGTCCGCCACGTCGGCGGCCACCGGCCCATGCCCCAGCGCGTCGATGACGGCCAGCAGCGTGTGTCCCTGTTCGCTGCGCACCAGCACCGCGTCGCCGTTGGCCTGCTCCCCCTGACGGGGCCGCGAGCGCCAGGCGGTGGCCAGCTTCATAGGAAGACCTCGAATTCGACCTGGGTGCCCGTGGGGCCCGTGCGCACCTCGAACCGGTCCGACAGCCGCTTTACTCCGAGCAGCCCCATGCCCAGGCCCGTCTTGCTGCGGTAGGCACCCGAGAGCACCAGGGCCACATCCGGGATGCCCGGCCCCTGGTCCTGGGCCAGCACGCGCAGCAGGCGGCGGGGCGTGCGCTGGGGGTGAAGCTGAATCGTGCCCCCTCCGGCGTAGGAGAGCTGGTTGCGCACCAGCTCACTCACCGCCGTGGCCACCTTCTGGCACTCGAAGCCCTTGCCGCCCAGCTCCTCGCAGAGCGAGCGCGCGGTGAAGCGCGCGGTGGTGGCGTCCGCCTCGGTGCGGATGGTGAGCACCGTGGTCCGGGCCATCATCGGCATGCCCAGGTGCGGCGAGGGAGACGGAGGGGGTGGGGGGGCAGGGGTGGGCAGGCTCGCGGGGCGCGGCGGCAGCCCCCGCAGGGGTGCGTTCAGCAGCTCCTTGAGCTCCAGGGAGAGCCGGGGGCGCTGCGCCGGGTGCATGAAGTGCCGGGTGGCAGGCTCCAACGCGTCGATGAGGCACGGCAACGACCCCACGGACAGCTCCTGGGCCGGCAGCTTCAAGGACTCCAGCGTGCCGCGAAGCACCAGCCGGGCCGCGGTCTCCGGCATGAAGCCCCGCAGGACATACAGCAGCCGGGAGTGAAGCTCGTCCGGACTCACCACCTGTCCTTCCGGGGGAGGGCCTGGCGCCGCTTGCGGGCCACGACCTCGAGCCCACCTCCCTCGCGGTTGTGGACGTGCACGGCATCCGTCAGGCGTTGGATCGCCGGGCCGCCCTCGCCCAGGCTCTCGCCCGGCAGCGGCCCGGGCCGCCCCTGCCGGCCCGCGAAGAGTTGCTCGGGATGGTGCATCCCCGGCCCCCGGTCCTGCGCGCGGATGACCAGCCAGTCGGCCTCCAGCCACAGCTCCACGGTGCCGCCGCTGCCCGCGTGGCGCACCAGGTTGCTGGCCAGCTCGCTCACGACGAGGGCCACCTCCGCGCTGGCCACCGTGGCCAGGCCCGCGCCCCGGGCGAAGTGGCGTCCCATCGCGGCCGCGACCGCCGTGTCCGACTTGAGCCGGATGGGGACACACAGCCGGGCCGGGTGTGTGGGGATGAGCAGGGAATGGGTCGACAAATCGCGGGCCGTTTCGAAATTTATTGTAGCAAGGATGTATCTCCGGAGGCACCGGCAAATGCTCCTCATTTCCTCCGAGGAGCGGGCCCTTGGCGCCTCCCTGCCCAGGCAGAATCATGAATTCAATGTGTTGCGTTGTTTCACCGGGGCTCCCGGCCAGGCATGGATGTGATTGCCAAAAGGGTACAGGGAAACGAGCCCCCGGCCGTGTGAAGGCGCTCACAGCGTGTGCGGATCTTCTTGGGGTAAAGAGGTGATGAAACAGGAGTGACCCCTTGCGTCATACATTTCAGGTGCTGGTGCTGTTGCTGCTCGGGATGCTCCCCGCCTGTAGCGGTTGCCGCCCGACGGATGCCGAGCGTGCCGCGCGGGAGCGGGCGGAGATCGAAGAGCGGATCCGGGACTCCACCGCGCTGGTGCCCTATCGCGCGCTCAAGCTGACGGTGCGGGCGCAGGGCACGGGCCGCGAGCCGGAGGCCGTCACGGCTCTCTGGGGGATGGTCCAGGAGACGGCGGCCCTGCCCGAGAAGGCCGCCACGGTGGAGGAGGCCCAGCGCATGGCGGCGGTCTACCTGCGGCTGGCCGTGGCCTTCTACCGGGCGAAGCAGACGCTCCGGGAGCACGACGAGGACGACTTCCCCGTGTTCCTGGAACATGCGCGGCGGGCAGGGAGCGGGTGGGGAGCGCTGTCCGTGCCCGGCTACGACGCGGGCATGGAGCACCTGTTCGTGGGAATCGCGGTGACGGCGATGGAGACGCTCGATCAGAAGAACACCTTTCCCCTGTCCGAGCCGGCGCTCTACGAGTTCTCACGCGCGGTGCCGCGCCCGGAGTGGCCCGGCGCCCTGCGGGCCGTCTCGCGGGGGGGCCGGGGCCTGACGTTCCTGAACGCGGGCTACCACTATGCCGCCGAGGAGGAGCTCACCGCGTACCTGGCGGAGGTGGAGCGGCTTCCCGCCACGTTGCCTCCCCTGGGGAACCTGAGCCAGGAGACCGCGCAGCTCGCGCGCGACCTGCTGGAGTCGCGCGAGTTCCTGCGGGCCACGGGGTACTTCCTGCGGGCCTGGAACCGGATGCAACTGAAGCGCGAGGAGCCCGCCGCGGACGACGTGGACGAGGCGCTGCAATCGCTGGCGCGGCTGGGCATCGAGAACGAGCTGACGTGGTGGGCCATGGCCTTCGTGCACCTGCAGCGCGAGCGCCATGCGGAGGCGGCGGAGAGCCTCGACCGGCTGGCGAGCAGCCCCTATGTGGACGAGGCCACGCGCGCGGAGCTCCAGGCCGGCGCGCAGTCGCTGCGCACGCACGGCAAGCGCATTCCCCTGTTTCAGAAGGAGCGGGCGGTGATTCCCCTGGCGCGCGCGTTGGTGGCCCGGGCCGGAGGGGTGGACACGCTCCTCACCAGCGTGCTGGGCGAGGAGCGGGCCCTGCAAATGCTCGCGCCGTTCGCGTGGCTGGAGCGGATGCAGCAGGGGCTCGAGGCGGTGAAGCCCGAGGAGGTGGTGCGCGAGGCGGGCTCCCAGGGGTGGGATGCGCTGAAGGGGCGGCTCGGCGGAGGGGCGCCCTCCGCGAGCCCGGCCGCCCCGTAACTCAGGGCGCGGGGGCCGAGGCCGCGGCGCTGCTGCCCAGCCGCTGGAGGGCGGCCTGCGCATCGGCGTGGTTCGACTGGAGCTCCACGGCCCGGCCGTACGCCTTGCGGGCCTCGTCGAGCCTCCCCGCGGCCTCCAGGAGCTGGCCGAGGGCGTTGTGCGGCTCGGCGGCGTTCGGGTCCGCCTCGGCCGCGGCCCGGAAGGACTTCTCCGACTGTTTCGTCTTGCCCTGGGCGTAGAGGGTCTGGCCCAGGTAGAGCAGGCCCAGCGGGTGCCGGGGCTCCGTGGCCACCACGTCTCCCAGCACGCGCGCCGCCTGGGTCTTGTCGCCTCCGCGCAGGTAGAGCTGGCCCAGCTCCGCGCGCGCGTCGAGCTGCGCCGGGTCCCTCTCGGCCACCGGCTCCAGCAGCGCCAGGGCCTTGTCCGGCCGCTGGAGGCGCGAGTGCATGATGCCCAGCCGCGCCAGGGCCGCCGTGTCCGCCTCCTCGCCGTCGCGGGGCTGCAGGAGCTGCTCCACCTCCGCGTAGCGCCCCATGGCCAGGTACAGGTCCGCCAGCCCTAGCTTCGCCGCGCGGTGGCCCGCCTCCTCCTTCAACAGCGCCTCGTAGAGGGGCTGGGCCTTGGCGCTCACGCGCTTGAGCGCATAGGCGTCCGCGAGCGCCAGGCGCGCCTCGGGGGTGGGGGACAGCGCCACGCTCTGCTCGTACTGGGCGAGGGCGCCGTCCAGGTCGCCCCGGGCCTTCAGCGCATCCCCGTAGGCCGCGCGCGCGCCCACGTCCTTGGGGAACTCCTCCACGGCCGTCTTCAGCGCGGCCACCGCGTCGTCCACGCGGCCCTTGGCGAGGTAGGCCCGGGCCAGGCCCTGGTGCGCCTCCGTCGTCTTCTGCCCGTCCTCCCCGCTGGCCGCGAGCGCCTTCTGGAAGGCCTCGATGGCCCGGTCCTTCTTGCCCTGGAGGAGGTAGAGGTGGCCGAGCTGGGTGTACGGCCCGCTGGAGCGGCGCGGCTCCAGGAGCAGCGCCTTCTCGAAGGACTTGGTGGCCCGGGCGTTGTCCCCGAGCCGGAAGTAGGCGAGCCCCAGGTTGAAGTGCGCCTCCGCGTACTTCGGGTCCGCGGCGATGGCCTTCTTGAAGGCCTCCACCGCCAGGGCGTGCTGGCCCAGCTCGTCGTGCGCCACGCCCAGGTTGTTGTGCGCCGGCGCGTGGCGGGGCTGAAGCTCCAGGGCCTTGCGGTAGTCGCCCATGGCGCCCGCCAGGTCGTTCTCCCGCATGCGCAGCACGCCCAGGTTGTAGCGCGCCTCCGCGTCCGAGGGGGCCCGCTCGGTGGCGGCGGCCAGCGCCTCCTTGGCCTCCGCCAGGCGGCCCTTCTCGGCCAGGGCCTTGCCCAGGTTCACCCGGGCCACGGTGAGGCCTTCGTCCAGCTTGAGCGCCTCCCGGTAGGCCTCGATGGCGTCGTCCGCCCGGGCGGCGCGCTGGAGCGTCTCCCCCAGGTTGAAGCGCAGCTCGGCGTCGGTTGGGGCCAGCTCACAGGCCACCGAGTACTGGGTGATGGCCACGTCCGTCTCGTCCAGCACCCGCGCCAGCAGGCCGCGCTCGGCGCGCAGCGTGGGCTCCTCGGGCGAGGCCGCGATGGCGCTGTCCAGCAGCGCGCGCGCCTTCTCCGTGTCCCCGGACAGCCGCAGCGCCCGGGCCAGCGCCAGCCGCGCGGGCACCACCTCGGGCATCTGCTCCGAGAGCTTCGTCAGGGGCACCACCGCCCGCTTGGGCTGTCCTTGCGCGAGGAAGGCCGTGCCCAGCTTGTAGAGGGCCTCCGCCTCGGGCGGCAGCGCGGGGGCCTCCTCGGCCACGGCCGGCGCCGGGGCCGGAGGGGCCGGGGCGGGGGGCGCGGCGGTCAGCAACTGGAGAACGAGGACACCGGTTCGAGTCATCATCACAGGTTCTCCACGTAGGGGCTTGCCGCCGCGTCGAAGGTCTTCTTGGCCAGCGCCGCCTTGCGCGCCTCCCAGGCCTCACGCGCCTGGGTCTCGTCCGAGGTGTCCTTGCCGAGCTCCGCCCGCTCTTCCTTCACTTCCGCGTCGCACTCGGCCACCTGCTCCTCGAATTCCTTCGGCTCCAGGCGCTCGCTGCCTTCCACCTTGGCTTTGCGGGCCGCCGTCACCCGCGCCAGCTCGAAGCGCGCGAAGGCGCACCGCAGGGCGAGCTGCTCCACGTCCAGCAGCGCCACGTTCACGTGCTGCTTGGCGCGCAGGTACTTCACGCGCGCCTCCGCCTCGTCGATGGTGAGCTGGGCGACTTCCTTCGACACGGTGTCCTCGGCCCGGTCCAGCTCCGCCTCGGCGGCCTGGGCCCGGGAGCGGGCGCGGCGGATGTTGTCGCGCGCGCGGACAATCTCGTTGCCCGCCTCGTCCACGCGGTCGATGGCGAGCGCCAGGTCGTTCTCCGCCTCCAGCAGCTCGATGCGCGTCTCGTAGGGGAGCTTCTTCACCAGGCCGTCGGGCACGCGCATGCCGTAGCGCGGGCCACACGCGGCGAGCAGGGGGAGGGTGAGCAGGAGGATGCGCTTCATGGAACGGTGGCCTCGAAACTGCCGAAGAGGGTGCGGCCGGAGTAGACGTCGGTGCCCTGGAC from Stigmatella aurantiaca encodes:
- a CDS encoding STAS domain-containing protein, with translation MSFTDEKTASRPRPEMSRIPIIPLWGQLIVPLQGDITDAQAAQLCSDVLRTLQRTGARGLVVDISGLWLVDSHLCAVLARLSNAARLMGTHTVLSGMGADVALTLQSMGIQLEGVETALGLEEGLSLLGVQIAGPAAHNPEREAIQRLADEMLGLPPALPSKPLP
- a CDS encoding SpoIIE family protein phosphatase, whose amino-acid sequence is MKLATAWRSRPRQGEQANGDAVLVRSEQGHTLLAVIDALGHGPVAADVADKALRGLASVPLPSSVDALVEVLHRVLKGTRGAAALVALFDGRTLRCGGVGNVDLRTVGTRVPVFPTPGILGHPCRKVHSLETLLAAHDRLVFFTDGLSSRLEAHLTQGRDPEAACALLMERYGRHTDDATVLVVDVEGE
- a CDS encoding ATP-binding protein, translated to MSPDELHSRLLYVLRGFMPETAARLVLRGTLESLKLPAQELSVGSLPCLIDALEPATRHFMHPAQRPRLSLELKELLNAPLRGLPPRPASLPTPAPPPPPSPSPHLGMPMMARTTVLTIRTEADATTARFTARSLCEELGGKGFECQKVATAVSELVRNQLSYAGGGTIQLHPQRTPRRLLRVLAQDQGPGIPDVALVLSGAYRSKTGLGMGLLGVKRLSDRFEVRTGPTGTQVEFEVFL
- a CDS encoding ATP-binding protein — translated: MSTHSLLIPTHPARLCVPIRLKSDTAVAAAMGRHFARGAGLATVASAEVALVVSELASNLVRHAGSGGTVELWLEADWLVIRAQDRGPGMHHPEQLFAGRQGRPGPLPGESLGEGGPAIQRLTDAVHVHNREGGGLEVVARKRRQALPRKDRW
- a CDS encoding tetratricopeptide repeat protein, giving the protein MTRTGVLVLQLLTAAPPAPAPPAPAPAVAEEAPALPPEAEALYKLGTAFLAQGQPKRAVVPLTKLSEQMPEVVPARLALARALRLSGDTEKARALLDSAIAASPEEPTLRAERGLLARVLDETDVAITQYSVACELAPTDAELRFNLGETLQRAARADDAIEAYREALKLDEGLTVARVNLGKALAEKGRLAEAKEALAAATERAPSDAEARYNLGVLRMRENDLAGAMGDYRKALELQPRHAPAHNNLGVAHDELGQHALAVEAFKKAIAADPKYAEAHFNLGLAYFRLGDNARATKSFEKALLLEPRRSSGPYTQLGHLYLLQGKKDRAIEAFQKALAASGEDGQKTTEAHQGLARAYLAKGRVDDAVAALKTAVEEFPKDVGARAAYGDALKARGDLDGALAQYEQSVALSPTPEARLALADAYALKRVSAKAQPLYEALLKEEAGHRAAKLGLADLYLAMGRYAEVEQLLQPRDGEEADTAALARLGIMHSRLQRPDKALALLEPVAERDPAQLDARAELGQLYLRGGDKTQAARVLGDVVATEPRHPLGLLYLGQTLYAQGKTKQSEKSFRAAAEADPNAAEPHNALGQLLEAAGRLDEARKAYGRAVELQSNHADAQAALQRLGSSAAASAPAP